Genomic window (Zingiber officinale cultivar Zhangliang chromosome 2B, Zo_v1.1, whole genome shotgun sequence):
GCTTCTCAAGCAGCTCGCCGGGCCCGCTCCACAAATGACCGCCTGAGACAGGATGCCCCTTCTTCCTCTAGGCGAAGGGCTCGATCGCCTTCTGATGATTCTGATTCGGATGGGCAGCCGCTGACTCAGAGACGTCGGCGCCGAGCTTCTCCCCCGGTGTCCGACCCAGGCCCTTCTTATGTCCCTTTTCCTCCTCCAGCCGCATCtgcctctcctccacctcccatTGTGACTCCACCTCCAATCCCAAGCCAGGTAAATGATCCCCCTACTCCGTCTGATATCCAGGTCGAGCCTCCATTGGCTCAACCTTCCACATCGTAGCAACCTCAGGGCGGAGCAGCTGGCCCCTCAGAACACCCCGAGCCTCCGTTAGCTCAACCTTCCTTGTCTCAGCAATCTCAGGGAGGCGCAGCTGGCCCCTCAAAACGTCCTTCAGTTATCCCACCACCAGTACCCGCTCAGgagccttcttcagctccttctggcTCTACTGCCGGGCCCTCAGTTCCTCTTGGCTCAGCCGCGGGGCCCTCAGAACCACCCCCGCTTATTCATCACTGTTACTGTACTACTGTCCCTTCTGAGGAAAGGTTGCGGTCACAAGCAGATGTTCCCACCAGCTCCCTCAAGATAAAAGGTCGTCTAGCTACTCTATGGGATGAAAGCATACAGCACATGGACTTCTTGCCTCCCCCGGCCCAGATGGACAGATTCGCCGAGTTGTATATCAAGGTAAACTTTGAAGATTTCCCAACTGTTGTTTCTTCCGCTCTTATTAGATATTTCCTGTATGTTTCAGGCTTGTGCAAATTCTCTTGCAGTGAACTATTCCTTCCATGCTATTCATTATCAGAATAAGGCGCTGCGGGACCAGGTTGCTGAACTGGACTGCAATTGAATGACCCTGCTCAGGCCAGCTATGCCCTGAGGGCCGAAATAAAAGCTATGACCAAAAACAAGAACAGCCTGGAAGTATCCCTAGCACAGGCCAACTGTGCGCTTAAAGTTCTCCAAGAAGAACAAAGCCGAGTCAATATTGAGCACCAGCATAGTGTAGATCAACAAGCTTTAGAGCATCAACGAGCTATGGACCAATTGGCTCAGAAGCTGCGTGCTGCCGAGACTCTGGCGCAAGACCAAGACCAGAAGTTAAAATCTCAGGAGGTCCATTTAAAATCTCAAGAGGCCCAGTTGATCTCCCAAGCAACAGAACTGGCCACTGCCCGCAATGAACTGGCTCAGGCTCGGGCCACCACAGAGGGCGTATCAACAACTCTGGCTAtttacaaagatggagagaatgaTCGTTGTCTACAGAACCGTGCTATGTATCTGCGTTCTCCAGAATTCTGTGCACAGGTTGGACAGCGTTTCTCTACGTCCGTTATCTATGGGGCGGGCGGGGCTCTGCGACAACTTTATGAACAAGACTACTTAAAGTCACTTCCGCCCCCTGAATTTTTAGATCATGACCGGATCCTTAAAGAGATCCCGGATGAAATTTTTGCTCCTTTCGAGTGATATTTCTTGGCTACTTGTATATTCTTGGCTACTTGTATATAATGACTTGGGAATTTCTTGTAAAGTACTTCGCTATTTCTTCGTTTGCTTTCTAAGGCTCGCTTTTACTAAAATTGCTAAGCTTTGTCATAAAAAGTATTAGGACATACAATTTCTTCTTTCACATCTTCTTCTTTCTCCGATCTACTTTTCCCGGTCTGCTAACCTGGTCTGTTAGATAAATGACAGCCCGGTTTACCACTCGGCTTACACTTCTCGGCCTGTTTCTTCAAACTCGGTAAGGTCGCAGGTAATTAGCGCTCCAGGGTTGATCTAGCCTCTTGCCCCgttcatcttgtaaataataagctCCGGATGCTAATTTTTTAATGACTTTGTAAGGCCCGTCCCATTGAGGTGCTAGCTTAGTCACGTCCCCCACTGACTTGAtttgcttccagaccagatctcctTCTCCAAAGAACCGAGGGATCACTCTtctgttatagttttgtctcattctttgtcgataggcCTCCAGCCGAGCCACTGTCCTATCCCGGGTTTCGCTAATAAGATCTAGCTCAGCCAACTTTCGTTCTGTATTTTCTTCATCATATAATGTCCTTCTGACTGATGGCACTCCAATTTCTATGGGTAcaactgcttcattgccataaacCAGGTGGAATGGTGTCAGCCCTGTGCTTTCCTGAGGTGTCGTACGATAGGCCCACAAAATGCTTggcagctcttccacccaatttcctccgacatgatccaactTCACCTTCAAACCTCGTACTATTTCTCTGTTGATTACTtcggtctgaccattgctttgaggatatgatactgaagtgaaggcttgcGTTATACCAAATCCCTTGCACTAGGCCTGAATTCTTTGTccctgaaattgccttccattgtcaGACACCAACTTGTgcggaataccaaatctgcaaagaAGGTTCTTCCATAGGAATTGGATAACGGCATCTTCTGTGATCCGAGCTAaggcttctgcttctacccacttagaaaaatagtccactgcCACCAATAAGAAACGCCTCTGACCGGGCGCCATTGGTAATggtcccacgatatccatgccccattgatcaaaagggcaTGAAACTATAGAAGTTCTCAACAAGGCCGTAAGTCGATGTGTcaaattttgatgtttctggcaggaTAAGCATGTGTTCACTAACTTGTGAGCATCCCtctgcaaggtaggccagaaatacccggccaggagtGCCTTGCGAGATAATGTCCGACCGCCAACATGATTGCCACAACATCCCAGATGTATTCCTCGCAAGGTCTGGTCGGCCTCCTCCATACTCAAGCATTTAAGTAAGGGTCGAGAGAAGGaccttttgtaaagctgatccccAATCATGACATAAGCATGGGCCTGCTTCCTGATCAGTCGTGACTCTTCTGGATCGGTTGGTAAGATACTCTGCTTGAGATAGTTGATCATAGGCGCCCTCCAATCAATAGTCGCTTCTCTATTATTTTgcagatctatctgagctatcaGAAAGGTTTGTGTCGTTGACCGATCCAACACCCAAGTAGTTAAGGAACTGGCCATCTTTGCTAACTCATATGCCCTTTCATTTTCCGACCTAGGTATCTTGGTTACAGTGACCTCTGTAAATTCTGCCTTTATCTTCTCATAAGCTTCCCAATACATTTGCAACTTATCACAATTTATCACAAAGTTACCAGTTACTTGCTGAGTCACCAACTGGGAATCTATGTAAATGATTACCCGGGCTGCCCCTACATGCCAAGCTGCTTGCAGTCCTGCCAATAAAGCCTCGTATTCTGCTTTATTATTTGTAGCTCAGAAATTCAATCGTACTGCCAATTGGagtatatccccttgaggagataTTACCAAAACCCCAACTCCGCTTCCCTGATGATTAGCATACCCATCCACGTAGATCTTCCAAGTTTCTTCGGAGTTGGTCTGATGAACTTTTGTTAAGAAATCTGCTAAGGCTTGCGCCTTAATGGCAGTGCGcagttgatactgtatgtcatattctcccaactctgtggcccatttgataagcctacccgcaacttctacattagttagcgctcttcccatggtgctattggttaATACTGTGATAGGATGCGATAAGAAATACGGTCTCAGCCGTCGAGCCATAAGGACCAATCCGTAGACCAACTTTTCGAGGGTCGTGTATCTAGACTCGACTCCTTTCAATAAATGGCTGAAGAAATACACTGACCGTTGTACATTATCATGTTCTTTAACGAGCACGGCCCCTACAGCCTCAGGGGTTGCCGACAAGTAGACCCATAAGGGTTCTCCTACAACTGGcttaaagagagaggggagagtcTCCAGATACTTCTTCAGTTCTTCGAAAGATTtggtgcattcttcatcccattggaatttagaGACCTTCCTGAGCACCTTGAAGAAAGGAGCAGCTCGGTCTGTAGACctggaaatgaatcttgacagggTTGTTATCCTGCCAACCAGCTTCTgagtttccttcagattctgaggagGCTGCATATCCTTTAACGCTTGAACTTTTtcaggattggcttctattcCTACCTCAGACACCAGgtaacccaagaattttcctcctttagctCCAAATAAGCATTTCAAGGGATTCAGCTTCAGCCCATATTGCTGGAGAGTCCTGCAGGTTTCTTCCACATCTTTGATCAAGTTCGCGGCCAgcggggatttgatgagtatatcatccacatagacctccacatttcgcccgatctgctcccggaagattttatccatcattcgttggtatgtggctccggcgttcctgagaccaaagggcatgacagtataacagaaagtaccgtcagccgtaataaagctaaccttttcttgatcctcccttgctaaaggtatctgatgatacccctgataggcgtccagcatacatatcctctcacagccagccgtggagtccaccatttgatcaatccgaGGTAGAGGATAGCAATCTTTAGGACTGGCCCGGTTGAGGTCTcggaaatctatgcatactctccacttattatTGGGCTTCTTTACCAAGACTACATTGGAGAGTCATGatgggaactgcacctcccgaacatgtcctgccttcctgagctgatccacctcggctcttattattttattctgaTCGGCTGAGAAATTCATTTTCTTTTGCTTTACAAGTCGGGAATCAGGTAATAAATGCAACTTGTGTTCAGCTACTTCCGGCTTGACCCCGGGCAGCTCCTCAGTAGACCAGGCAAAGACATCCCGATTGTGGATCAAGCATTGAATTAACTCTTCTTTGAGGGGAGAGGGAAGGTCGCTTGCCACCCGGGTCAAATTTTCAAGTCGCTCGGCGTGTAATTGTACTTCTTCCCAAGGGATGGGTTCTTCGGCTACAGACAGAGGCTCCTCTTGAACAGCATGCACGCCTCCGTCCTGCATCCTTTGATTTTTCCgagcctccacccggaccatatcaataTAGCACCGGTGAGAAACCCTCTGTTCTCCTTTAACCTCGCCGACCTGCTCGCCCACaggaaatttgattttttgatggaaGGTCGAAACAACAGccctaaattcatgcagggcGGCCCTTCCCAGAATGACATTATAAGAGGAAGGGGAGTCCACTactataaaagtgctcctccttgtgcgcaccaacggctcggtgcccaaagatatggccagcttaatctgacccataggcttcacttcattgcctgtaaatCCGTATAGAGATGTGGCCATCGGCTGGAGTTTAGCAGCATCAATTTGCATTTCTTCGAATGCGGTCCggaataaaatgttgaccgagctcccggtgtcgacgaaaacccgagccactcggctattggcAATGATGACCTTGATGATGAGTGCATCGTCATGAGGCAACTCCAGGCCTTCCAGGTCTGATGGCCCGAAGCTAATAACAGGGCCAACAGCTTGCTCCTGACTGCACCCAACGGCATGAACCTCCAAGCGACGGGCATGAGACTTGCGTGCTCTCCCTGAATCTCCGTCGGTtggccctccagagatcatgtcGATCTCTCTGACAACAACATTACCTCTATTCTCAGCCTCCCGTGATCCTTCGGGCTCTTTTCCCCGACCAGTTTGATGAGTACTCGGTCCTGCGAGGTCGGGGCGAGATTGCCCGGCCTGTCCAGTCGCCCCCCTTTGTTCCTCCATCATCTTGATTAATTGAGGGGCTAGTTCGGGCGGAGGTAAACCCATCTCGGCAGCCCGCTTGGAGTCTCGAGTGAACTGAAAACAATGGTTAGTATCATGCGTACGTGACCGATGATAAGTGCAGTACCGATTATTCTATGGCCCTGGTCGGGGAACATGCACAGCAGCAACTCGAGGGGCAGGTCGGATTTCCGGCCCGGGGTGAAATGCAGGTCTGGCCTCCCGGGCTCGCGGCAAAGGTtgaggaggtggttgaggtacccttctttcttgcttgttgGCAGAGGGAGGTGGCCTTTCAGCTTTCCTCCGAgctgcttgcgcttcttccactttgatgtagGAAGCAGccttttccaccatctcatcaaaattccgagcgggatttttgatgagatctctgaagaattctccctctcccaatccatgagagaaggcgctcatcagaatctctgaagtggcagtgggggcgtcctgagccacttgattaaagcggttaatataacttcttaagggctcggtcggcccttgcttcagaGCGAAGAGACAATGATCTGTCTTCTGATACTTCTTGCTGCTAGCCAATCGGCGCAGAAAAGTCGTTTTGAAGTCCAAAAAATAGGTAATGGATCCTTGAGGTAGCCCATCGAACCACTTTAAGGCTGAGCCAGTTAAAGTGTTTAAGAAAACTCTGCATTTAACAACATCGCTGTATTGGTGCAGCAgggctgcatttttaaatttccgcaagtgctcttccgggtccttgctcccgTCATATTCTCCGATCGATGGGGCTCGGTAACCCTTAGGCAGTCTCTCATTTAAAATTCTGGCCGAGAAAGGTACTTTCTCGTCCGGATCTTCCGGGAATACCTCAGGTGCGATAAGGGCTTTCCCCTTCTTCGAATCTCGTGGTAAGGAACTCTCGGCCATGGAGGCTTGTGGTTGTTCTTTCTTGAGGCTATGGCGCCGTGGCTCTGAATGATAATACCCCACACCGGGCTCATGATAGGGGACCTACGGAAATACCTCTGGCTGATTTCTCTTAGAGTCCCGATCTGAAATAGGAAGAGGCTCCTTGGAAGCTTCAGCAGGAGCTTGTCGTGGTCGTGAAACAGTCGCTTGCTTCTCGGAGGCTGCTCGCCTCTtagcctccttgaagagctcatacTCTCCATCAGTCATAGTGACATGAATacggccagactcctccatcgtcacgttccgGAACAGGTGATTGTGTTCCCGCAGACGGCaacaaatttgatcccgtctgaaagctgagtcggatgaaggcgggccttgttgtgcAGAAAGTTGACGGAGAGCCATTGAAGCAATGAATCTACCCGGTACCCCCACGTTGACGCTgtagctctgcgcacactcagacgatcccccgagtcattagagaccagaaaccaggggaaaagtccccgggtcaggccctccgacgctcaagtcaggtcctttttccccagaaagcacagaaaaaggacgaaaagtaaaaactagtgagaaatgacgagtgagcgtacctgtataagggacaaggcatccctttttatactgcaacggaagtttctaggtctgacgggtgtcagggaatgtcggctgtcaggctttgtcggGTGGTTATTGACACGTGGCTCCTCTTAATAGGCTGACGGCAAAACCGAAGGTGTATTGAGCCctgactgttagcatattccctgacaccttgATTATTCGCTGATGTTCTCTGACAAGTGGTTATGATTCCTTATCTTGTTTATCTTGTAGTGTTTGGACGACGAGTCTGTATTCCGAGTTTTGTACCCCGACCTGCTTCTATATACTTGTTATCCTCGGCTGGTGTGTCCTGACCCGCCTGTTAGGTTTGTATCCAGACCTGCCGACCCGTAAGCCGGGTCTGTATACCGACCTGCTCGTATCTACTGCTATCCTTGGCTTGTACATTTCGATCTGCACGTTAAATCCTTGTCCAGACCTGTTTACTAtttactgctatccatggcttgtatgttGCGACCTGCACGTTAAGTCCGTGTCCTGACCtgccgacctgtacgccaggtctgtaccCTAACCTGCATCTGATCTCCATGGCTTgagcgttccgacctgtacgccaatcTGCTTCCCGACCTGCCGACCTGTtcgccaggtctgtgtcccgacctgcttaCGTCCACCATCATCCAGGGCTGGAATGTcacgacctgcacgccaggtctacgTCCAGACATGCCTTTGCATActtgttatccttggcttgtatgtcccgacaTGCACGCCAGGTCTATGTCCAGACCTGCTTcgatccgctgttatccatggatGACCCTTCCCGACCTACAGGCCAGGTCTGGATCCAGACCTACCTTTGCATACTTGTTATCCctggcttgtatgtcccgacctgcacgccaggtctatgtccagacctgcttcgatccgctgttatccatggctgacCCTTCCCGACCTGCAGGCCAGGTCTGCTTCCAGACCTGCCTTTGCATActtgttatccttggcttgtatgtcccgacctgcacgctaatCTGCTTCCCGACCTGCCGACTTGTTCtccaggtctgtgtcccgacctgcctACGTCCACCGTCATCCAGGGCTGGAATGTcacgacctgcacgccaggtctatgTCCAGACCTGCCTCGAtccactgttatccatggctgacGCTTTCCGACCTGGCCCGTGGGCCCGATCCTTGACCGCTATCGGGGTTGGTCCTTGTCTGGCTTATAATCCCATCTTTTGATCGCCCCGTCAGCTGAAACTTTGACTCtggccacgtaagcttgacttctgaccagccacggaggcttgacttctgaccttcctaacctccaggtcagcttgactcttgaccggccacggaggcttgacttctgaccttcttgTGACTTTGACTCATAACCACATCATCCTACCGATCTCACAAAATATGCATCGTATCAATAATATTTATCTAAATAGGATAATAGTGACAATGAGACATTTTTCATTTGTTGTTATGTCAAGATATTTAACTTATAGGAAAAGCATTAACTAATGAAGtagtccattattttttatattacaaATCAAGATCatgtttatttgaaaaatatgatgaaattgAATTAATTGCTTGTCCAGAATAAAAACCTGAGTGGTAGTTTCAACTGCAATTTATCAAAATACCATGACAGCACTTAGTTTTCATAGTTATAAAAAGACATTTATTTTCTAAAACAGAATCCCTAAATTGCCCTTAAAAGAATATCAAACGAAGGCATGCATCTTAAACTATTTAATTTTGCCTACTTCATAAAAtactaaataatttttaattattcatTCATTTTATAcagataaaataaataataacttatttgatatgaaaaatatatCCGTGTTACCTAAAATAAGGAGTCAAGGAATCCTTCATGCTCTCGTCATCCCAATCCAAGTTGTTCCACCAATGGTGTTCACCGTGAATCCCTTTTAATCTGTTCTTTAACATTTCAGCCCTAAATGATAATTTTTTGAGCTCTGGGCAATCTTTCACATCTATATATTCCAAGTAGGGAAAATGGAGTTGTCGGTTTGCAATGCTATTGAGGTTTGgcattttgtccaaaaccaaggtCTGGATGCTAGAGATAGTGATGGAGTTGGAGTTCCCTACCTCACTTATTAGTTCCTTCATTTTTCGACAAGATTCTATCGGTAGAAAATTAAGGCATGGTAGTTGGAGAACCCAAGAAACATCCTTCAACATGGGGTAATTAGAAATATATATTTCACGAAGGTTATAGAGTCGAACTCTCTTCAATGAAATCTCTACCAATAGTTCTAGGAATTGAAAATGGAGACGCTTTAAACATCCAAAACTTGATTCCCGACCCATGCCTACAGCCAACACTAATCTGCATAATCCGAGACACAATGTTCAGAATTTCAAGCTTGTCACTTACCCTGCAACCCCATTGTGGAGTGCTCAGATCCATTACTTGCTCATGTTTTGAAATATTCTTTCCATCCAAAGTGAGTCCCCATATGGAGACATTTGGTAACATGTTGAGTTGCTGAATGTTATCTGTTGTAGCATTAATGTTAATTCTCACACTTAATTGGTGACCTCCTTTGAAAGATTTCAGCTCATCCCACCACCACTTGGGTACAAGAGGATTGTTACTTATATCCAGCCACTTGAGCATTAATAAATTGGATATCGTCCCATTGGGTACAATCTTAAGACAGGTAGAACTTA
Coding sequences:
- the LOC122048892 gene encoding keratocan-like, which produces MLILRNNIGLKAIPSSLFTSIPHLTYLDLGFCGISELSMEIGSLTELQYLDFSFNPVAKLPAELGCLCKLEYLFLSSTCLKIVPNGTISNLLMLKWLDISNNPLVPKWWWDELKSFKGGHQLSVRININATTDNIQQLNMLPNVSIWGLTLDGKNISKHEQVMDLSTPQWGCRVSDKLEILNIVSRIMQISVGCRHGSGIKFWMFKASPFSIPRTIGRDFIEESSTL